The genomic region ACGGCCAGATATGGGATAACTCCACATCTGGTCCTTTTCCAGAATCAGTTCTTGGTAATATCCTCCAGTAACTGCTTTCACACGGTTAAAAAGACCGTACATCTTTAAAACTTCTTCAGCAGCACCAGAAAGGAGCACCGTCACCGGATGTGTACCGGCGACTTTCTCCAGTGTTTCCACACTTTCCAAAAGCAGGTGACCTGCTCCAGTGAAGGCCCATGCTATTTTCATTAAACTGTTCTCCTACGTTGGGAATTTATTGCCAAATTTGAAGTAGATGGTTCTTTAATTTAAAAATTAATTTAAATTAAAATTCTATGTAATCGTAGGCTTTATCACTGCGGAAAGCATAGTGCACGGTGTCGAAGGAACTTATGAACTCAGATACCTCATCTTTAACTTCTTTACCTTCAACAACTACCTTTTTAATCAGCTCGGCAACTTCTGCCATGTGGGATTCTTTTAATCCACGGCGGGTTAACTCCTGGGTTCCCACCCTTATACCTGATGGGTCATCGGAGCGGTTAACATCATCCCATGGTAGGAGGTTCTTGTTGAGGATTATGTTGTTGGCTTCCAGGTCTTTGGCCATTTTGGAGGCTTTTCCAATGCCAGACATGTCCATGGCCACCTGATGGGATTCAGTGAAACCCAGATCTTCACACAGTACCTTGAAACCCAGTTCGTGGAAGTTCTGGGCCAGGGCTTTGGCATTTTTAATGATCTGCTGAGCGTAGGCTTCTCCAAATTCGGCCATTTCTGCGGTGGCAATACCCAGGGCGGCCAGGTGGTGGAGGTGATGGTTACTCACCACACCAGGGAAGACTGCATCGTCAATCTGGTGTTTTAATTCTTCTTTACAGAGAATTATACCTCCCTGTGGTCCAGGGAAAGTTTTATGGGTACTTCCAGCCATTAAATCAGCACCTTCTCTTAATGGGTCCTGGAACTGGCCTCCAGCGATTAGTCCCAGAACATGAGCACCGTCATACATTACTTTGGCTCCCACTTCATCGGCGGCCTCACGGGCTTCCTCTACCGGGTGGGGGAAGAGGAATAAACTGCCGCCTAAAAGGACTATTTTTGGTTTGCTGGCGATTATTTCCTTTTTCATGGCGTCAGCATCGATGTTCATCTTTTCTTCATCGAAGGGGTGGGGTGATACTTTGAGTCCTCGGATACCGGCGGCACTGACATTGGCGTGGCTAATATGTCCACCTACTGGAACTTCCAGGGCCATCATTCCATCATTGTGATCAGCTAAAGCAAAGAAAGATGCCATGTTGGCTACCACGCCTGATATGGGTTGTACATTGGCGTGTTCAGCATGGTAAAGCTTTTTGGATAGATCGATGGTGATATTTTCGATCTCGTCGATGTACTGGCATCCCTCGTACAGCCGATGGCATGGCAGTCCTTCTGCGTAACGGTGGGATAGGTCAGTGGCCAGGGCCTCTCTGACGCTTATACTGGTGATGTTCTCACTGGCAATGAGATTTATACTGTTTTTCATCCATTGGTGATGTTTTAGGGTAATATCCTTTATTTCCTGGGCGTATTTTTCGTTGTCTGACATATGTTTCCTCCCGACAAAATCAGGGATGATCTTACATTAACGGGTTTGGTATAGGGAACTATAAAATTGAGGCCATATAAATACTTTCCAATCTTCCCACCAATATTTAAAAGAATGATAAAAATAGTTTAAAGGATGATTTTTCAATTTACAGAGGATTAATCTTTATTTTAACGGAAAAACGTTTTTGTTTTCATTTCTTCCAGGTTCAACACCACCCTTTCCAGGTCAGTTGCCGGCAGGCTCACCATGATCTCCTCAGTTTTCAATTTCATGTTGTTTCGGGAACCGATATCTCCAAATCCGTAGGTGACTTTCCCGGTGAGATAGGGCACCGCCGCCATCGAACTGCATATGGGCCCTGAATCTGCTCCAAGACCGTGTGATCCCGAGTCGTAGGCATTGGCGTGCAGTAATTCCATTCCCTGGGTGGCATTACCCACAATGAATATAACATCTGGCTCAAACTCGGCCCGGGTTAATGGTGCAAATAGTATGGCCACGAAGATCCCGGGGTCAATTGCCAGATTGTTTTTCCAGGAGCGTTGTACTGCCGGGATATTTTTGTAAACCCCTCCAGGGACCAGAAATGAACCGCTTTGCATGTTTTTGGGGAAATTGCTGGGATCTTTCATTCCGGTGTACCTCAAACCACCCATGCATTCCTCTTCTTCAACGGTGGAAAAAAAAGTCTCTCCATTTAGGGCCTTGTTGAGCTTGGTACAAAACCTTGATTTTTCCTCTTCCCGGGGAATATCCCTTGGTTCTCTTGAAACCCATTTAAGAGCAACTGGTTCCCTTTCCAGTTTAAGAATATCCTTCAATTTTTTACCCAGTTCCTGATAATCCATTTGATCACCCTCCCTTTTATTCCAGATTTAACCTTATTCCTGGCTATATGGAATTATTATTTTTGTTGATATTAAAGGGGTGGAGCTATGGTTTAAAGATAGGTGAAAATGTGATGATTAAGTGGTCTTAAATTAAACTGTTCTTACTTAAGAAATGGATAATGGCTATAAAAATAAGTCAGAATTAGTTACATTAACGGTTTTTAAATATCTAATTAATTTTAAAATAAATCTAATTAAAATAAAAAAGAGGTTAAAAGGGTGTTTTAACCCTTATTTACCTGGGTTCATGGCTGCTTCAATTTGAGCCATGATCTGGTTGGTTTTGAAGTGCTGCTGGTCCATTGCACCAGATGGGCAGGCACCTACACAGGTACCACATCCTTTACAGAGTGCAACGTTAATAACTGCTTGTTCGTCCTTCCTTTCAATTGCTCCGAATGGACACAGTTCCAGACATACTTCACAGCCACCACAGACATCGGAGTCCACGACAGCAACGATTGGTTCGATTTCCACTTCACCTTTAACCATGGGTATTGCTGCTCGGGCAGCGGCACCAGAAGCCTGGGCCACGGCGTCAGGAATATCTTTAGGTCCTTGAGCCACACCAGCCAGGTAAACACCGTCAGTTAAGGTGTCAACTGGTCGTAGTTTGGGGTGAGCTTCCATGAGGAATCCGTCAGCAGATTTAGATAGACCGATGGTCTGTCTGAGTTCTTCAGATCCTTCTGGTGGGGTTAAACCAACAGAGAGAACAACCATGTCGTAGTTGTATTCAGTGACTTTACCCAGTAAGCTGTCTTCTGCACGGATGGTCAGGGTTTCATCAGGGTTAACCAGGACGTTAGCTGGTCGTCCGCGGATGAATTTGATACCGTATTTTTCCTGGGAGGTTCTGTAGAATTCTTCGAATCCTTTACCGAAGGCCCTGATGTCCATGTAGTAAATGGCGACTTCGGTGTCAGGTTCGTGATCTATGATGAGCTGTGCGTTTTTCATGGCGTACATACAGCACACACGGGAACAGTACTTCTTACCGATCTGTTCGTCACGGCTACCCACACACTGGATGAAAGCCACACTTTTGGGGTGTCCACCGTCTGATGGTTTTAAGACTCTACCCATGGTAGGTCCGGATGCGTTGATCAATCTTTCCAGTTCCAGACCGGTGATGACGTTTTGAGCATCGGCGTAGGAGTATTCCTTCTTCTCGGTTGGGTTGTATGGGTCGTAACCGGTTGCTACGATTATGGTACCAACTTCAATTTCGATCCTTTCTGTTTCCTGGTCGTGATCGATTGCTCCACGTTCACAGATCTGGTCACAGAGGTGACATTCGATACAGTAATCTTTGTCTATGGTAGCACACAGTGGTACTGCCTGTGGGAATGGGATGTAAGCTGCTTTAACCATACCCATACCTTCATCAAAGTAGTTAGGCATTTCGATTGGGCATACTTCGGAACAGCTTCCGCAACCAGTACATTCTTCTTCTTTAACGTAACGTGGTTTCTTCTCAATTACCACGCTGAAGTTACCAATGTAACCGTGGACTTCTTTGACTTCAGCAAAGGAGATGAGTTCGATGTTTTCGTGTTTTGCTGCATCCACAGTTTTAGGAGCTAGAATACACATGGAACAGTCCAGGGTAGGGAAAGTTTTATCCAGCTGAGCCATTCGTCCACCGATGGTAGGTTGTTTTTCCACCAGGTAGGTTTTGAATCCCATGTCAGCCAGGTCGAGTGCGGACTGGATACCGGCTACTCCTCCACCTATAACCAGAGCTTTGTTATCCACTTTAACCCTGGATGATTCCAGTGGTTCCAGGAGTCTGGCTTTGGCAACGGCCATTCTGACCAGGTCTTTGGCTTTTTCAGTTGCTTTTTCAGGTTCATGCATGTGAACCCAGGAATCGTGTTCCCTCAGGTTGGCGAATTCGAACAGGAACTTGTTAAGCCCGGCTTCTTCCACACATCTTCGGAAGGTTGGTTCGTGAAGACGAGGTGAACATGCTGCCACTACTACTCGGTTAACTTTACCTTCTTTAACATCCTTCTGAATCATTTCCTGTCCAGGGTCTGAACAGAAGTATTTGTATTCTTCGGATACTTCCACGTTAGGCAGGGTTGCTGCGTATTCCTTTACTGCTTCAATATCAACTACACCACCGATGTTGATACCACAGTGACACACGTAGACTCCGATTTTTGGTTCTTCAGTTGCTTCTTGCTTATTTTCATCTGCCAATTAGATCACCTATTTTTTCCACATTGTGATAGTAAACTAATCTTATGATTTAGGGTGTAATCAGATCTAAATATAAAGTTTTCTATAAAAAATTTTAAACAAGCTTTATATAGTAGGAATATTTTTCCTTAAAAATCGGCTGTAAATTGGTATATTGTTTAAAAATCGAACATGGGGAAAGTATCTACTTTTACTTGGCCTTGACGGTTATACCCTGGAAATTAAAGTATTCATAGAACTAATTTTGTAGTATATAATGGCTGTAGTATATAAATTGCATGTAATAAAAAAAATGTTAAAATAGAAGGAATAATTTGATTAATTTGATATCTTTAGTATCACCTTAATCTACTATTCCTTCGGTGGTTATTTTGAACACTGCTTCCCCTTCTGGCAAGTGTGGACTATCCATTAACCGGGCAATACGTTTACCAGCCAATCCTTTTTTGAGCCATATCCTGTAGGTGGCAGCGTGTCCCAGAACGTGTCCTCCAATGGCCTTGGTGGGGCTTCCGAAGAAGGCGTCGGGACGGGCCTGTACTTGGTTGGTTACAAAGACAGCTACGTTGTAGGTGTTGGCAATGTTCTGCAGGGTGTGCAGGTGCTGGTTTAGTTTCTGTTGCCTGGTGGCTAAAGACTCCCTTCCCACGTATTCTGCACGGAAATGGGAAGTAAGAGAGTCGACAATTACCAGGCGGATATTCACACCGCCCTGAATGAGTTCGTTGACCTTGTCGGCCATTAATATCTGGTGGCTGGAGTTGAAGGCCCGTGCAATGTGGATCTTACCCAGAACTTCATCCACGTCTAAATTGAATCCTTCAGCAATCTGTTTTATCCTTTCTGGCCGGAAAGTGTTTTCAGTATCTATGAAAACACATTCTCCACATAATCCTCCTTTTTCTGGGGGTAGCTGAATAGTTACTGCAATTTCATGGGATATCTGGCTTTTACCGGACCCAAATTCTCCGAAAACCTCGGTTATGGCTTGTGTTTCTATTCCTCCGCCAATTAATTCGTCTAATCCTGTACTTCCGGTGATTATCCGGCCAACATCTTTTCTCCTTTCCATTACGTCCAGGGCTGTTTCAAAATCGATCTGTTCTGCCTTACGAGCAGCTTCAATCACTTTTTCAGCAACTCCTTCACCAATTTCCGCTTTGACACTGAGTTCCTTAGCGGTAGCTGTTGCCAGTCGCATCATGTCTGCAAAACCAGCATCTCTTAGTTTTTGAGCGGTTTTTTCCCCCACATTGGGTAAGTCTTCCAGTTCCACCATGTTAATCTCCTTTTTGAAATTGTTTAATCTTCTTGTATTTTAATTATTCTAAGGTTTTCAATGGTTTAAAGTGCCTATTAAACTTTATTCTCCATTAGCAGTAATTAAAGTTTAATATCCAGTGTTTTCCTGGCGTTTAAACGCACTTCCTCATTGTATTCGTCGAAGCTGGCATCGGCGATCACCGTGATTTGCTGGCCCACCAGATCACCCACCTTTTCCTCTAGTGATCCTTCATCTCCCGTTGTGGCAATGATTTCTTCGGCTTCAGAGGTGGTCATGCCCAGGACTTCCTCGGCGGCCTTACGGAAAAAGGTGATACTTATGGTTCCAGTGTCATCTTCCAGCAATAAACCGATGATCATTAACATATTGGGTTTTTTAATTTCTTCTCCGCATATATCACAGATATAAGCATTATCAACCCAGTTAACTCTTTTATTACAGTTAGGGCACATCTCAAAGAGTATTTTGTTACCACGGATATCCACCACTTCCCCGGTTACTTTGATGTTCTGGTCCCCTTCTTCAATATCTTCAATCTTTTTAGAAGGGTATAATTTTCCTTCTATCTCCTCTAGGCTGGGTACTGAGGCTTCTTCATCGCTGATTTTGTTTATAAGGGTTGTTCGACCCACACTAAGTTCTATGTTATCGTTTCTCAGGGTAACTCGGGGGTTTTCAATTTTAATGGCTTCTCCTTCTTTGAGGGGTGCATTGGCCTGGTCATCCCAGAGAGATGCTCGTACAACTCCACTTTCATCGGCTATCTCTATGGAACGTACTAAACCAGAGCTACCATCACTTTTGGTGAATTGTGTAGGTTCTCCTATGCTTAAAATCCGGCCGGAGAGGCTCACATCACGGTCACCTTCTGCCAGTTCCTGGATCTTTTTGGTCTGGTAGATCATTGATTCCACATCCTTAAGAGAGGGAAGTGCTTTGATCTCCTCTTCGGAGGGGGCAACCATTCGGGAGGTCCGACCCACACTGAGGTCTACTTGGTAATCCCCCAGACGGCTACGGGCATTCTCGATTTTAATGGCATCTCCCTCTTTCATAGGGTGTTCTGCTTTGTTATCCCACAGGGAAACTCTCACCATTCCGGTATCATCGGCAATTTCAATAGTTCTCACCATTCCCATGCTACCGTCGTCTCGCTGAAACTCGTTAGGTTCGTAAAGGTTTACCACTCGTCCAACAACATCCACTTCTTCTCCATCTTCTTCTATGTTGTTTAAATCACCAATTTTCACTGGTTTCAGGTATTTACCCACTTCATTCAGGAGAACCTTTAAATCATTGTCAATGGGGGGGTTGACTATTAGTTTGCTGTTCCAGTTGGTGTTTACCCGGTAGTTGGTGCCAGAATAATCATCAAATTCAATGTTTCCTCCGATGATTTTCAGGAGGTCCATCTTCTTCACATCCAGGTCAGTGTCATCGTTCCATAGGGTAACCCGTATGGGGCCAGTATCATCTTCCAACTCCAGTGACTTCACCTTCCCGGTGGTTCCATCGTCTCGTTCGAAGGTTATAGTGTCGTAAACTTTGCTAACCAGTCCTAAAAGGGTGACATTCCTTATTTCGTGGGCATCACCTATTTTGAGAATATTTTCCTGATATTCGGGGACGTCAAAGTCTCCTTTGACTATTCTGCCAATCCAGGAGTGGTTTAAGGATACTTCTCCATTGCGAACTCTGCTTTGAGCCCCCACTACTTTAATGGCGTCTCCTTCAGCCAGTTCCAGATCTTCGATGATCTGGGTGTCCTTGTTCCACAGGGTTAACTGCATGGTGCCACTCTTATCCTGCAGTTCCAGTGAGGCTACTTTACCATCTCTCCCATTGCGGTCAAAGGTTCTTATCCGGGGAACTCGGGTGATACGGCCCACCACGTTAACCTCTTCATCTCCTTTAACTTCGTTTAAAGGGGTTATTTTATCGTTGTATGGGGGTAAATCAGGATATTCTTTTGGATCCAACTTTTCCAGGGAAGAATGTAGGTTGAGGTGGGTTTCATCCTCACGGAATCCCTGTTTTACTTCCACATCATTGATCTGGACCACATCTCCTTCCTGGATTTTATCCAGCAATTTGATGTTTTCAGTCCAAAAGACCACTCTTATTCTCCCGGTTTCATCGGCCAGGATTAAATTTGCCAGTTTTCCTTCTCTTCCTTTTTTGCTGGTGAATTTTTTAACATTGGAAATACTCATTACTCGCCCCAGTAGGTTTATGTGTTGGGTGCCGGTTTCTAAATCCGCAACTTTCCAGAAGTCCTTTACTTCTTCGGTAGGTTCATTTTTTTCGGTAATGTAGTTCCCTACTACCATCTGGGCTATGCTAATATCGTCAATAAAACTTACATCCGCATTTTCTTCCTTATATTCTTCCATCTTTTTTAGGAATTCTTCATATGAGATTTTGTCCTTAATTTTCCCATATTCGTCCTTTATCTCTTGGCTAATTTCCCTCATTTTATTTCCCTCACCACTATCTCTCTTGGGTCATATTATTAAATCATCTATCATATTCAATATATCACTTGTATTACATAATATATATATCTTATTACTATTGGTTTGCACTTCTCTTCACTCATTGATCTTATATATTATATACAAAGTGATTAGTCCGAGCTTTTGAGAAGTAATCCTAGTATTGCTGGAGGCGGTCATTTATGGACAGAAATTTCAGGGGAGAAATAGAATATTATATATAATAGTTAGTTAGATAAAACTATGTACTTAATGGAGTGAAAAACCATGAATCAGGAGCTTGAACTGGTAGAATCAATGGATAAACTCAGCGATTTAATGAGAAAATTCCAAACACAACTTAGAAAAGGGGATTTAAAAGAATACACTCTACGACAACTGTATTACATTGAATTGATCGATAAAAACCAGGGAATCAGTGTTTCTGAACTGGCAAAAAAACTGGAAGTTAAAAAATCAACAGTTTCCATTGCCATCAACCAGTTAATTGATCTGGGAATAGTAAACAAAATTCAGTCCGACTCAGATAAACGGTTCTATTTCCTGCAGTTAACCTCAAAAGGTAACCAGATAATGGAAATGCACAAACAGATCCATAAAAATACCATAAAAAAGATTTCAAAGATATTGAACCCGGAAGAAGTTGAAAACTTCGTGAAAATTGTAAACAAAATCACGGTTTCCAAATTGTAGGGAAACCAGAGCATCTTCACGATTTATGGTTTATAAATTTTGTTTAAAAGGAATCACTCCTGAAGACTAAAAATAAGCCGATTGATTGGAAAAATCAAGGAATTATTCATGCAAATTCATACTTAAATGGAGGAAATCAAATGTCCATGACCATGGCAGAAAAAATACTGGCGAGAGCAGCGGGACTAAAGGAAACAGAGGCAGGAACTATTGTTATGGCCAACATCGACGTGGCCATGACCCATGACCTAACTGGACCTTTATCGGTGAATTCCTTCCAGAAAATTGGGGTGGAAAAAGTATGGGACCCTGAGAAAATCGTGGTACTCTTCGACCACCAGGTACCAGCAGACTCCCTGGAAGCAGCACAAAACCACATATTCATGAGGGAATTCGTGGAAAAACAGGAAATAAACAATTTCTACGATGTTAACGAGGGAGTATGCCACCAGGTACTACCAGAAAAAGGTCACGTAATCCCAGGAGAAGTAATTGTGGGAACAGATTCTCACACTTGTACCCACGGAGCTTTAGGTGCCTTCGCCACGGGAATCGGATCAACGGACATGGCCATGGTGTTTGCCACAGGCAAACTCTGGTTCAAGGTCCCGGAAACCATAAAATTCGACATCGAAGGCGAACTCGGTAAACACGTCTATTCTAAGGATGTTATTCTGGATATAATCGGCCAAATAGGGGCAGATGGTGCAACTTACCAGGCCTGTGAATTTGGAGGGGAAACCACCCGTAACATGTCCATATCAGAGAGGATGGCACTGTGTAATATGGCTATAGAGATGGGAGGAAAAACAGGGATGGTAGAAGTGGATGAAAAAACCAGAAACTACCTTAAAGGGAGGACTAACAAATCTTATGAAGTTTTCCAAACAGACGAAGATGCAGAATCATTAAGCACCATGTATGTAGACGTCAGCGACCTGGAACCACAAGTAGCCTGCCCCCACAATGTAGACAATGTTAAACCAGTGGGTGAAGTGGAAGGAACACCCATAGACCAGGTTTTCCTTGGATCCTGTACCAATGGACGACTGGAGGATCTACGGGTTGCGGCCAAAATCATGAAGGGAAAACAGGTATCCTCTAAAGTAAGGATGCTGGTAATACCCGCCTCTCGTGAAATTTACCGTCAGGCACTGGATGAGGGCCTGATGAACATCTTTGTGGATTCTGGAGCCCTGGTATGTAACCCCTGTTGTGGACCATGCCTGGGGGGCCATGTCGGACTCCTGGGGCCTGGAGAAGTGAGTTTATCCACTTCCAACCGGAATTTCAAGGGTAGACAGGGAAGTCCGGAAGCAGAAGTTTACCTGAGCTCGGCGGCAGTGGCTGCAGCATCGGCAATTAGGGGAGAAATAGCAGATCCAAGATAATTTAAATTTTATTCCTTCAAAGAAGCGTAATGAGAAAATTTCAAAGGATAAAAAGTATCCAAGCATCGTAATATACTAAAAAGGTGGTAATTATGGACAAAGTACTTAAAGGAAAGGTTTGGAAATTCCCCGATGATGTTGACACCGACATTATTGTTCCCGGCCGTTATCTGGTCTTAACCGGGGAAGAAGAACTGGCAGCCTGTGTTATGGAGGGTCATGATCCTGAATTCGCCAAAAAAGTGGAAAAGGGGGATATCATAGTGGCTGGGAAAAACTTCGGCTGCGGATCATCCCGGGAACACGCACCGATAGCCATAAAGGGGGCGGGAATATCGGCAGTGGTGGCGGAATCATTCGCCAGAATATTCTACCGAAACTCCATAAACATAGGATTACTCCTCATAGAGGCCAAAGGGATTTCTAAAAATATAGAGGAGGGGGATGAAATCCAGATAGACATAGATGAAGGTGTTTTGAAGGATGTTACCAATTCCAAGGAGTTTGAAATAAAACCACTACCCGAATTTATGATGGGCATCATGAGTGAAGGAGGGTTAATCAGCTACCTGAAAAACCACCTTGCAGAGATAAAGGATTGAAAAACGCGTTAAATTAATTAATAAAAATATTTCAGGGATAATTGGTATTTATAATAAATTAAATTCTCTGAAAATGCAAATAATAACTAAGCAGGTGTTCATATGTATAAAATAGCAGTAATCCCTGGAGATGGGATTGGAAAAGAGGTAATGGAGGCCACCCTCCATGTTTTGGAAGCAATAGATGTGGAATTTGATTACACATTTGCTGATGCTGGGGACGAATACATGGAGAAAACCGGGGTACCACTGCCCCAGGAAACAGTAGATATAGTAAAATCATCCCAGGCATGTTTATTTGGTGCAGCAGGAGAATCAGCAGCTGATGTGATTGTTAAAATGAGGCAGGAATTAGATTTATACGTGAATCTGCGTCCAGTTAAATCTTATCCCGGAACAAAATCTCTTTTTGACAACCTGGACTTTGTCATAGTACGTGAAAACACAGAAGGACTGTATATTGGTCTGGAAGAAGAAACAGAAGAAGGAGCCACTGCGCTGAGGGTTACCACCCGAAAGGCCGCGGAGAAAATATGTAAATATGCCTTCGAATACGCTAAAAAAACCGGTAGGAAAAAGGTAACTGCAGTGCACAAGGCCAATGTCCTTAAAAAAACAGATGGACTATTCAAAGAAACATTCTACAAAGTAGCTGAAGACTATCCAGATATGGAACTGGATGACCGCTACGTGGACGCCACGGCCATGTTCTTCATCACCAAACCAGACATGTTTGATGTAATTGTCACCACCAACCTCTTTGGAGACATACTATCTGACGAGGGAGCCGGGCTGGTGGGAGGGTTGGGATTAATTCCATCAGCTAATATCGGAGATAAACAGGGATTATTCGAGCCAGTTCACGGTTCAGCACCAAGAATTGCGGGTCAAGGAATTGCCAATCCCTCGGCCATGATATTATCTGCGGTGTTAATGCTGGATTACCTGGAAGAAAATGAAGCCGCGCGTAAACTAGAAAATGCCCTGGTCGATGTACTGGCCGAAGGTAATGTGGTTACCGTGGATCTGGGCGGCAGTGCCTCCACCATGGAAATGGCAGCCGAAATCAGAAGTAAACTGGAAAAATAAACTAATAATTTGTAGAATAATTTTATTTTTTAATTCTACACCTTTTTAAATCTATTTTTTCCACATTTTTTACATTCACACATAGTTTATGGATATTTAACCCCTGATATCCAAAATATTCCAGGGGGCACGTTTTTAAATAACTTTTTTCAAATTTAATAAATATATACCATTTCTTCCATATT from Methanobacterium formicicum harbors:
- the glyA gene encoding serine hydroxymethyltransferase, which produces MSDNEKYAQEIKDITLKHHQWMKNSINLIASENITSISVREALATDLSHRYAEGLPCHRLYEGCQYIDEIENITIDLSKKLYHAEHANVQPISGVVANMASFFALADHNDGMMALEVPVGGHISHANVSAAGIRGLKVSPHPFDEEKMNIDADAMKKEIIASKPKIVLLGGSLFLFPHPVEEAREAADEVGAKVMYDGAHVLGLIAGGQFQDPLREGADLMAGSTHKTFPGPQGGIILCKEELKHQIDDAVFPGVVSNHHLHHLAALGIATAEMAEFGEAYAQQIIKNAKALAQNFHELGFKVLCEDLGFTESHQVAMDMSGIGKASKMAKDLEANNIILNKNLLPWDDVNRSDDPSGIRVGTQELTRRGLKESHMAEVAELIKKVVVEGKEVKDEVSEFISSFDTVHYAFRSDKAYDYIEF
- a CDS encoding DUF169 domain-containing protein, whose product is MDYQELGKKLKDILKLEREPVALKWVSREPRDIPREEEKSRFCTKLNKALNGETFFSTVEEEECMGGLRYTGMKDPSNFPKNMQSGSFLVPGGVYKNIPAVQRSWKNNLAIDPGIFVAILFAPLTRAEFEPDVIFIVGNATQGMELLHANAYDSGSHGLGADSGPICSSMAAVPYLTGKVTYGFGDIGSRNNMKLKTEEIMVSLPATDLERVVLNLEEMKTKTFFR
- a CDS encoding CoB--CoM heterodisulfide reductase iron-sulfur subunit A family protein, yielding MADENKQEATEEPKIGVYVCHCGINIGGVVDIEAVKEYAATLPNVEVSEEYKYFCSDPGQEMIQKDVKEGKVNRVVVAACSPRLHEPTFRRCVEEAGLNKFLFEFANLREHDSWVHMHEPEKATEKAKDLVRMAVAKARLLEPLESSRVKVDNKALVIGGGVAGIQSALDLADMGFKTYLVEKQPTIGGRMAQLDKTFPTLDCSMCILAPKTVDAAKHENIELISFAEVKEVHGYIGNFSVVIEKKPRYVKEEECTGCGSCSEVCPIEMPNYFDEGMGMVKAAYIPFPQAVPLCATIDKDYCIECHLCDQICERGAIDHDQETERIEIEVGTIIVATGYDPYNPTEKKEYSYADAQNVITGLELERLINASGPTMGRVLKPSDGGHPKSVAFIQCVGSRDEQIGKKYCSRVCCMYAMKNAQLIIDHEPDTEVAIYYMDIRAFGKGFEEFYRTSQEKYGIKFIRGRPANVLVNPDETLTIRAEDSLLGKVTEYNYDMVVLSVGLTPPEGSEELRQTIGLSKSADGFLMEAHPKLRPVDTLTDGVYLAGVAQGPKDIPDAVAQASGAAARAAIPMVKGEVEIEPIVAVVDSDVCGGCEVCLELCPFGAIERKDEQAVINVALCKGCGTCVGACPSGAMDQQHFKTNQIMAQIEAAMNPGK
- the radA gene encoding DNA repair and recombination protein RadA, with the translated sequence MVELEDLPNVGEKTAQKLRDAGFADMMRLATATAKELSVKAEIGEGVAEKVIEAARKAEQIDFETALDVMERRKDVGRIITGSTGLDELIGGGIETQAITEVFGEFGSGKSQISHEIAVTIQLPPEKGGLCGECVFIDTENTFRPERIKQIAEGFNLDVDEVLGKIHIARAFNSSHQILMADKVNELIQGGVNIRLVIVDSLTSHFRAEYVGRESLATRQQKLNQHLHTLQNIANTYNVAVFVTNQVQARPDAFFGSPTKAIGGHVLGHAATYRIWLKKGLAGKRIARLMDSPHLPEGEAVFKITTEGIVD
- a CDS encoding OB-fold nucleic acid binding domain-containing protein — its product is MREISQEIKDEYGKIKDKISYEEFLKKMEEYKEENADVSFIDDISIAQMVVGNYITEKNEPTEEVKDFWKVADLETGTQHINLLGRVMSISNVKKFTSKKGREGKLANLILADETGRIRVVFWTENIKLLDKIQEGDVVQINDVEVKQGFREDETHLNLHSSLEKLDPKEYPDLPPYNDKITPLNEVKGDEEVNVVGRITRVPRIRTFDRNGRDGKVASLELQDKSGTMQLTLWNKDTQIIEDLELAEGDAIKVVGAQSRVRNGEVSLNHSWIGRIVKGDFDVPEYQENILKIGDAHEIRNVTLLGLVSKVYDTITFERDDGTTGKVKSLELEDDTGPIRVTLWNDDTDLDVKKMDLLKIIGGNIEFDDYSGTNYRVNTNWNSKLIVNPPIDNDLKVLLNEVGKYLKPVKIGDLNNIEEDGEEVDVVGRVVNLYEPNEFQRDDGSMGMVRTIEIADDTGMVRVSLWDNKAEHPMKEGDAIKIENARSRLGDYQVDLSVGRTSRMVAPSEEEIKALPSLKDVESMIYQTKKIQELAEGDRDVSLSGRILSIGEPTQFTKSDGSSGLVRSIEIADESGVVRASLWDDQANAPLKEGEAIKIENPRVTLRNDNIELSVGRTTLINKISDEEASVPSLEEIEGKLYPSKKIEDIEEGDQNIKVTGEVVDIRGNKILFEMCPNCNKRVNWVDNAYICDICGEEIKKPNMLMIIGLLLEDDTGTISITFFRKAAEEVLGMTTSEAEEIIATTGDEGSLEEKVGDLVGQQITVIADASFDEYNEEVRLNARKTLDIKL
- a CDS encoding MarR family winged helix-turn-helix transcriptional regulator: MNQELELVESMDKLSDLMRKFQTQLRKGDLKEYTLRQLYYIELIDKNQGISVSELAKKLEVKKSTVSIAINQLIDLGIVNKIQSDSDKRFYFLQLTSKGNQIMEMHKQIHKNTIKKISKILNPEEVENFVKIVNKITVSKL
- the hacA gene encoding homoaconitase large subunit: MSMTMAEKILARAAGLKETEAGTIVMANIDVAMTHDLTGPLSVNSFQKIGVEKVWDPEKIVVLFDHQVPADSLEAAQNHIFMREFVEKQEINNFYDVNEGVCHQVLPEKGHVIPGEVIVGTDSHTCTHGALGAFATGIGSTDMAMVFATGKLWFKVPETIKFDIEGELGKHVYSKDVILDIIGQIGADGATYQACEFGGETTRNMSISERMALCNMAIEMGGKTGMVEVDEKTRNYLKGRTNKSYEVFQTDEDAESLSTMYVDVSDLEPQVACPHNVDNVKPVGEVEGTPIDQVFLGSCTNGRLEDLRVAAKIMKGKQVSSKVRMLVIPASREIYRQALDEGLMNIFVDSGALVCNPCCGPCLGGHVGLLGPGEVSLSTSNRNFKGRQGSPEAEVYLSSAAVAAASAIRGEIADPR